In Cicer arietinum cultivar CDC Frontier isolate Library 1 chromosome 7, Cicar.CDCFrontier_v2.0, whole genome shotgun sequence, a single window of DNA contains:
- the LOC101491409 gene encoding U-box domain-containing protein 16, producing the protein MDAKRRAVRNLVTKLSSVSERTRIEALCELRIMSKEDPETRPVIAEAGSIPYLAETLYSSSHPAQENAASTLLNLSITEKEPIMSTRGVLDALAHVISHHSSTSAAAAVQSSAATIHSLLSSVDDYRTVVGSKREIVYALVDILRCHRSSPPRTVKDSLKALFAIALHPLNRATMVQFGVVPALFSLIVNDGRVGIVEDATAVIAQVAGCEESAEAFRKISGIGVLADLLDLTTGSSMRTRENAVSALLNLVRCSGDAVTGDVRDAVAFGALDGIADVREKGSAKGKGKATELMKVMLGDDHNNVVFDSGSSFGSLMNEDSGSSF; encoded by the coding sequence ATGGATGCTAAGCGCCGCGCCGTGCGGAACTTAGTAACAAAGCTCAGCTCCGTTTCCGAACGAACTCGCATCGAAGCTCTCTGCGAGCTTCGGATCATGTCAAAAGAAGACCCGGAAACCCGACCCGTAATAGCCGAAGCAGGTTCAATTCCTTATCTCGCTGAAACTCTCTATTCCTCTTCACACCCTGCGCAAGAAAACGCTGCATCAACGCTTCTAAACCTTTCAATAACTGAAAAAGAACCTATTATGTCCACGCGCGGTGTTCTCGACGCGCTAGCACACGTGATCTCTCATCATTCTTCAACCTCCGCCGCCGCCGCCGTACAATCGTCCGCCGCTACGATTCACAGTCTTCTTTCTTCCGTCGATGATTATCGAACCGTCGTTGGATCAAAACGCGAAATCGTTTACGCTCTCGTTGATATCCTCCGTTGTCACCGTTCCTCACCGCCGCGCACCGTTAAAGATTCTTTGAAAGCGCTTTTCGCAATCGCGCTTCATCCGTTAAACCGCGCTACTATGGTTCAATTCGGCGTCGTTCCCGCACTTTTCTCTCTCATCGTCAACGACGGTAGGGTAGGGATTGTTGAAGACGCAACCGCCGTCATCGCGCAGGTCGCCGGCTGCGAAGAAAGCGCCGAGGCCTTCCGTAAGATCTCCGGCATCGGCGTACTCGCCGATCTACTCGATCTTACTACCGGTTCCAGTATGAGGACAAGAGAAAATGCTGTGTCGGCGCTTCTCAATCTTGTGCGATGCAGCGGAGATGCGGTGACCGGAGATGTTAGAGACGCCGTAGCTTTCGGTGCGTTGGACGGAATCGCTGATGTGAGAGAGAAAGGTAGCGCTAAGGGTAAGGGTAAAGCTACGGAGTTGATGAAGGTTATGCTTGGGGATGATCATAACAATGTCGTTTTTGATAGTGGTTCGTCGTTTGGGTCTTTGATGAATGAAGATAGTGGTTCGTCGTTTTGA
- the LOC101491094 gene encoding aspartyl protease AED3-like, translated as MKIPFFLAPLLLCLLVFQVQGQNPKCNIQDHGSTLQIIHTFSPCSPFKPSKEMSWEESVLQLQSKDQARMQYLSSLVARRSVVPIASARQIIQSPTYILKAKIGNPPQTLLMAMDTSNDVAWIPCTGCVGCSTTKVFAPSKSTTFRNVGCGSPLCKQVPNPTCGGSACAFNLTYGSSTVAASVVQDTLTLATDPVPSYTFGCVQKTTGSSAPPQGLLGLGRGPLSLLAQTQNLYKSTFSYCLPSFKSLNFSGSLRLGPVAQPKRIKYTPLLKNPRRSSLYYVNLVAIKVGRRIVDIPPAALAFNPTTGAGTIFDSGTVFTRLVEPAYTAVKNEFRRRVGPKLPVTTLGGFDTCYTFPIVAPNITFMFSGMNVTLPQDNTLIHSTAGSITCLAMAAAPDNVNSVLNVIANMQQQNHRVLFDVPNSRLGVARELCT; from the exons ATGAAAATCCCATTTTTCCTAGCTCCTTTACTTCTCTGCCTCTTAGTTTTCCAAGTCCAAGGACAAAACCCAAAATGCAACATCCAAGATCATGGCTCAACTCTCCAAATAATCCATACATTCAGCCCATGTTCCCCATTCAAACCATCAAAAGAAATGTCATGGGAAGAAAGTGTCCTACAACTACAATCCAAAGACCAAGCAAGGATGCAATACTTGTCTAGCTTAGTTGCTAGGAGATCAGTTGTGCCAATTGCATCGGCTAGACAAATCATACAAAGTCCAACATATATTTTGAAGGCTAAAATTGGTAATCCACCTCAAACTTTGCTTATGGCTATGGATACTAGTAATGATGTTGCTTGGATTCCTTGTACTGGTTGTGTTGGTTGCTCAACTACAAAAGTTTTTGCTCCTTCTAAGAGTACAACTTTTAGGAACGTTGGATGTGGTTCTCCTTTGTGTAAACAG GTACCGAACCCCACTTGCGGTGGAAGCGCGTGCGCATTCAACCTTACTTATGGTAGCTCCACAGTGGCAGCTAGTGTGGTCCAAGACACACTTACCCTAGCTACTGACCCAGTCCCAAGCTACACTTTCGGCTGTGTTCAAAAAACTACAGGGAGTTCAGCACCACCACAAGGGCTATTGGGCTTGGGCCGAGGCCCATTGTCCCTATTGGCTCAAACCCAAAATCTTTACAAGTCCACATTTTCTTACTGTTTGCCTAGCTTTAAATCACTTAACTTTAGTGGGTCGTTGAGACTTGGGCCTGTGGCCCAGCCCAAGAGGATTAAGTATACTCCACTTCTTAAAAATCCTAGAAGATCATCACTTTACTATGTTAACTTGGTTGCTATTAAAGTTGGTAGGAGAATTGTTGATATTCCTCCAGCTGCATTGGCCTTCAACCCAACCACTGGTGCAGGAACCATTTTTGATTCTG GTACGGTTTTCACTCGGCTAGTTGAACCGGCATACACCGCCGTAAAAAATGAGTTTCGTCGACGAGTTGGTCCAAAGTTACCCGTGACAACCCTAGGAGGATTTGACACATGCTACACATTTCCAATTGTTGCACCAAATATAACATTCATGTTCTCGGGCATGAATGTAACACTACCACAAGACAACACCCTCATACACAGCACCGCCGGTAGCATCACATGTTTGGCCATGGCGGCGGCGCCTGATAATGTGAACTCGGTGTTGAACGTCATAGCAAATATGCAACAACAAAACCACCGTGTGCTATTCGATGTGCCCAATTCAAGACTTGGTGTTGCTCGAGAACTTTGCACCTAA